The following are encoded in a window of Allosphingosinicella indica genomic DNA:
- the rpoN gene encoding RNA polymerase factor sigma-54, producing MALGPRLDLRQTQSLVMTPQLQQAIRLLALSNLEIEGFIAQEIEKNPLLEAGADPADPTAPEAPETDSGDAPDIEDSFSAGGDGALDIDRDNENLHQDSAADAMQGSGPGMDGGLGLGGSEGGGSGEGMDFDAIAGADLSLHEHLMAQAGTAFDAADLVVAQQIIELIDEAGYFTASLLDIAQRLGIALVEVERVLGVIQTFDPSGIGARSLAECLAIQAREIDRYDPAMARLIDNLDYLAKGNLAALKRICEVDDEDMRDMIRELRAYDPKPGCRFDGGGGGDPVVPDVFVGRRTSGWAIELNSATLPRLLVNRTYYTELAQGAQDKQSKAWLGECLASANWLMKALDQRARTIVKVATEIVKQQDGFFRHGVSALKPLTLRTVAEAIGMHESTISRVTSNKYLACDRGLFELKYFFTSGIQSADGGDAVSAEAVKSQIKALIGAEDAKAILSDDQLVDLLRAKGFDIARRTVAKYREALGIGSSVQRRRQKAIGSAAA from the coding sequence GTGGCGCTAGGACCCCGCCTCGATCTTCGGCAGACACAATCGCTGGTGATGACGCCGCAGCTCCAGCAGGCGATCCGGCTGCTGGCGCTCTCCAACCTCGAGATCGAGGGTTTCATCGCCCAGGAGATCGAGAAGAATCCGCTGCTGGAAGCAGGCGCCGATCCAGCCGATCCCACCGCGCCCGAAGCGCCGGAGACCGACAGCGGCGACGCGCCCGACATCGAGGATTCATTCAGCGCAGGCGGCGACGGCGCGCTCGACATCGATCGCGACAACGAAAATCTCCATCAGGACAGCGCCGCCGATGCGATGCAGGGCTCCGGCCCCGGCATGGACGGCGGTCTCGGCCTCGGCGGCTCCGAGGGCGGCGGCAGCGGCGAGGGGATGGACTTCGACGCAATCGCCGGCGCCGATCTGTCGCTCCACGAACATCTCATGGCGCAGGCCGGGACGGCGTTCGATGCCGCCGATCTGGTCGTCGCGCAGCAGATCATCGAGCTTATCGACGAGGCCGGCTATTTCACCGCGTCGCTGCTCGACATCGCGCAGCGGCTCGGCATCGCGCTCGTCGAGGTGGAGCGCGTGCTGGGCGTCATTCAGACATTCGATCCTTCCGGCATCGGCGCGCGCAGCCTTGCCGAATGCCTCGCCATCCAGGCGCGCGAGATCGACCGCTACGATCCGGCGATGGCGCGGCTGATCGACAATCTCGATTATCTCGCCAAGGGCAATCTCGCCGCGCTGAAGCGCATCTGCGAGGTCGATGACGAGGACATGCGCGACATGATCCGCGAGCTTCGCGCCTACGATCCCAAGCCCGGCTGCCGCTTCGACGGCGGTGGCGGCGGCGATCCGGTGGTGCCCGACGTCTTCGTCGGCCGCCGCACCTCGGGTTGGGCGATCGAGCTCAATTCGGCGACGCTACCGCGGCTGCTCGTCAACCGCACCTATTATACCGAGCTGGCGCAGGGCGCGCAGGACAAACAGTCCAAGGCCTGGCTCGGCGAATGCCTGGCGAGCGCCAACTGGCTGATGAAGGCGCTCGACCAGCGGGCGCGCACCATCGTCAAGGTCGCGACCGAGATCGTGAAGCAGCAGGACGGCTTCTTCCGCCACGGCGTCTCGGCGCTGAAGCCACTGACGCTGCGCACCGTCGCCGAAGCGATCGGGATGCACGAATCGACGATCAGCCGCGTCACCTCGAACAAATATCTCGCCTGCGACCGCGGTCTGTTCGAGCTCAAATATTTCTTCACCAGCGGCATCCAGTCGGCCGACGGCGGCGATGCGGTGTCGGCGGAGGCGGTGAAGAGCCAGATCAAGGCGCTGATCGGCGCCGAGGATGCGAAAGCGATCCTCTCCGACGACCAGCTCGTCGATCTGCTCCGCGCCAAGGGCTTCGACATCGCCCGTCGCACCGTCGCCAAATATCGCGAGGCGCTCGGCATCGGCTCCTCGGTCCAGCGCCGCCGCCAGAAGGCGATCGGCAGCGCCGCGGCCTGA
- a CDS encoding NTP transferase domain-containing protein produces MPASPKVLILAGRRPGAPDALATAFGVSHKCLVPVVGVPMIVRVLEACDTAFPDSPLHVSIENEAVLAEEPTVVRLRAAGRLTLLPSRAHIVDSIVDAAAVTGFPLLVTTADNVLMTPDAMRRFVTAAETRPVEALAGMARREDILAAHPDGQRRFYAFRDGAFSNCNLFYLKDAKAMHAAETFRHGGQFGKNPARIVKAFGLLNLLRFRTGWYRLDQIFESVSRRFGVVIGAHVFEGEGRLAIDVDNERTHRVAEEILARDNR; encoded by the coding sequence ATGCCTGCGTCTCCCAAAGTCCTGATCCTCGCCGGCCGCCGGCCGGGGGCGCCCGATGCGCTCGCCACCGCGTTCGGTGTCAGCCACAAATGCCTGGTGCCCGTCGTTGGCGTGCCGATGATCGTCCGGGTGCTGGAGGCGTGCGACACGGCCTTCCCCGATTCGCCGCTCCACGTCTCGATCGAGAACGAAGCGGTGCTGGCGGAAGAGCCGACGGTAGTGCGGCTTCGGGCGGCGGGCCGGCTCACCCTGCTGCCGTCGCGCGCGCATATCGTCGACAGCATCGTCGATGCCGCCGCGGTCACCGGCTTCCCGCTGCTGGTCACCACTGCCGACAATGTGCTGATGACGCCGGACGCGATGCGCCGCTTCGTCACGGCGGCGGAGACGCGCCCGGTCGAGGCGCTCGCCGGCATGGCGCGGCGCGAGGACATTCTCGCCGCACATCCCGATGGGCAGCGGCGCTTCTACGCGTTCCGCGACGGCGCTTTCTCCAACTGCAACCTCTTCTATCTCAAGGATGCCAAGGCGATGCACGCAGCCGAGACGTTTCGCCACGGCGGCCAGTTCGGCAAGAATCCGGCGCGCATCGTCAAGGCGTTCGGGCTGCTCAATCTGCTGCGCTTCCGCACCGGCTGGTATCGGCTCGACCAGATCTTCGAGTCGGTCTCGCGTCGCTTCGGCGTCGTTATCGGCGCCCATGTCTTCGAGGGCGAAGGACGCCTCGCGATCGATGTCGACAACGAGCGGACGCACCGCGTCGCCGAGGAAATCCTGGCCCGCGACAACCGCTGA
- a CDS encoding LPS export ABC transporter periplasmic protein LptC, giving the protein MSEAASRERERKQGWASPGGAHDRVVRILKIALPAGIGMLLAFLALVPLGKDKDLSFILDKNKVEVAKERMRVASARYRGEDDAGRPFSIDARSAVQQTSREPIVDILGMSARMGLENGPANLTADKARYNLDTETVNVIGPILFNTTDGYRLETRDVAVDMTTRTLSGQDGIEGSMPLGRFSADNVQADLGERKVVLTGRARLRIEQGGVR; this is encoded by the coding sequence ATGTCCGAGGCCGCCAGCAGGGAGCGCGAGCGCAAGCAGGGGTGGGCCTCGCCCGGCGGCGCGCACGATCGCGTCGTCCGCATCCTCAAGATCGCGCTGCCCGCCGGCATCGGCATGCTGCTCGCCTTCCTCGCGCTCGTCCCGCTCGGCAAGGACAAGGATCTCTCCTTCATCCTCGACAAGAACAAGGTCGAGGTGGCGAAGGAGCGGATGCGCGTCGCCTCCGCCCGCTATCGCGGCGAGGATGATGCGGGCCGCCCGTTCAGCATCGATGCACGTTCCGCCGTGCAGCAGACCTCGCGTGAGCCGATCGTCGATATCCTCGGCATGTCGGCGCGCATGGGGCTGGAGAACGGCCCCGCCAATCTGACCGCGGACAAGGCGCGCTACAATCTGGATACCGAGACGGTGAACGTGATCGGCCCCATTCTTTTCAACACCACCGACGGCTACAGGCTTGAAACCCGCGACGTCGCTGTCGACATGACCACGCGAACGCTGAGCGGACAGGACGGTATTGAGGGGTCGATGCCGCTGGGGCGCTTCTCGGCAGACAATGTCCAGGCGGATCTGGGCGAGCGCAAGGTCGTGCTGACCGGCCGCGCACGCCTCCGGATCGAACAGGGTGGGGTGAGATGA
- a CDS encoding 4-fold beta flower protein: MAMYVYHADGHTVGFLSGIYVYDLDGNPLGRIFGSRVHRLDGSYVGEWFKQTVVDKPVHARRAIAPTVPVPPKMPSPGPGSSRRGVVDYGYPDVFNRLYATGSSGTESRMLFDQAAE, translated from the coding sequence ATGGCGATGTATGTGTACCATGCCGACGGGCATACCGTCGGCTTCCTGTCCGGAATCTATGTCTACGATCTCGACGGCAATCCGCTCGGCCGGATTTTCGGGTCGCGCGTCCACCGCTTGGACGGCAGCTATGTCGGCGAATGGTTCAAGCAGACGGTGGTCGACAAGCCGGTCCACGCCCGCCGCGCGATCGCGCCCACCGTTCCCGTGCCGCCAAAAATGCCCTCGCCGGGCCCGGGATCGAGCCGTCGCGGCGTCGTCGATTACGGCTATCCCGACGTCTTCAACCGCCTTTACGCAACCGGATCGAGCGGCACCGAAAGCCGGATGCTGTTCGATCAGGCCGCCGAATAG
- a CDS encoding ribonuclease D has translation MTVHFHEEDLPEGVLADGPVAVDTEAMGLRPGRDRLCVVQISDGRGDEHLVRFAPGSDYAAPNLKAVLADPNRLKLYHFARFDLAIVRAYLGIMPAPVYCTKTASRLIRTYTDRHGLKELVRELLGQEISKQQQSSDWGAPELSDAQKDYAASDVRYLHQLREKLDERLAREGRADLAQACFDFLPHRALLDLAGWDEVDIFAHV, from the coding sequence ATGACCGTGCATTTTCATGAAGAAGACCTTCCCGAAGGCGTGCTTGCGGACGGCCCGGTGGCCGTCGACACCGAAGCGATGGGCCTGCGCCCGGGCCGCGACCGGCTGTGCGTCGTCCAGATTTCCGACGGCCGCGGCGACGAGCATCTCGTCCGCTTCGCGCCGGGCAGCGATTACGCCGCGCCCAACCTCAAGGCCGTGCTCGCCGATCCCAACCGGCTGAAGCTCTACCATTTCGCGCGCTTCGATCTGGCGATCGTCCGCGCCTATCTCGGTATCATGCCGGCGCCCGTTTATTGCACCAAGACGGCGTCGCGGCTGATCCGCACCTATACCGACCGGCATGGCCTGAAGGAGCTGGTGCGGGAGCTCTTGGGCCAGGAAATCTCCAAGCAGCAGCAGAGCTCCGACTGGGGCGCGCCCGAGCTCTCCGACGCGCAGAAGGATTATGCCGCGTCCGACGTCCGCTACCTCCACCAGCTCCGCGAGAAGCTCGACGAGCGGCTGGCGCGCGAGGGGCGCGCCGATCTGGCGCAGGCCTGTTTCGATTTCCTGCCCCACCGCGCGCTGCTCGATCTCGCCGGCTGGGACGAGGTCGATATCTTCGCGCACGTCTGA
- a CDS encoding NifU family protein: MLIQTETTPNPATLKFLPGETVMGAGTRDFATPEEAEASPLAHAIFSTGDVEGVFFGRDFISVTAGAGVDWTYLKPEVLGVLLDHFASGAPLFNPGSAAGIAVPAAEAIDDDPADADIVAQIRELIETRVRPAVAQDGGDIVYRGFREGKVFLALHGACAGCPSSTMTLKNGIEGLLKHYVPEVESVEAV; this comes from the coding sequence ATGCTGATCCAGACCGAGACCACGCCCAATCCGGCGACGCTGAAATTCCTGCCCGGCGAGACGGTGATGGGCGCCGGCACGCGCGATTTCGCGACGCCCGAGGAAGCGGAAGCGAGCCCGCTGGCGCACGCGATATTCTCGACCGGCGACGTCGAGGGCGTGTTCTTCGGCCGCGACTTCATCTCGGTGACCGCGGGCGCGGGAGTCGATTGGACCTATCTCAAGCCCGAAGTGCTGGGCGTGCTGCTCGATCATTTCGCCAGCGGCGCGCCGCTGTTCAACCCGGGGAGCGCGGCGGGCATCGCGGTGCCGGCAGCCGAGGCTATCGACGACGATCCGGCCGACGCCGACATCGTTGCGCAAATCCGCGAACTGATCGAGACGCGCGTCCGCCCCGCAGTGGCGCAGGACGGCGGCGACATCGTCTATCGGGGTTTCCGCGAGGGCAAGGTGTTCCTGGCGCTGCACGGCGCCTGCGCGGGATGCCCGTCCTCCACCATGACGCTGAAGAACGGGATCGAGGGGCTGCTCAAACATTATGTACCCGAGGTCGAGTCCGTCGAAGCCGTCTAG
- a CDS encoding P1 family peptidase: MPRKPTRSAIAIACAASLAASASAADRPRAREAGIVVGVLPTGPANAITDVAGVAVGHVTRIEGRSVRTGVTAILPHGGNLFQDKVPAGFAVANGFGKFMGSTQIAELGEIESPILLTNTLSVPEAAAAAIGWTLAQPGNGEVRSVNAVVGETNDGFLNDIRARRVTIADGKKAIAAAKGGPVAEGAVGAGTGTVAFGYKGGIGTSSRRLPEKLGGHMIGVLVQSNYGGALTIDGLPFDQLMGRHYLSPAEPPAGGDGSIIIVIATDAPLSDRNLTRLARRAFLAIGRTGSPITNGSGDYAVAFSTHPDVRRTPARRAAAANYAELPNEAMTPLFHAAVEATEEAVLNSMFKAEAMDGAGGRIEALPIDEVIRLRRAPRQP; encoded by the coding sequence ATGCCCCGCAAGCCCACCCGATCCGCCATCGCCATCGCCTGCGCGGCGAGCCTCGCCGCATCCGCGTCCGCCGCCGATCGGCCACGCGCACGGGAGGCGGGGATCGTCGTCGGCGTGCTCCCCACCGGCCCGGCCAATGCGATCACCGATGTCGCGGGCGTCGCAGTCGGCCATGTCACCAGGATCGAGGGCAGATCGGTGCGCACCGGCGTCACCGCGATCCTGCCGCATGGCGGCAACCTCTTCCAGGACAAGGTGCCCGCCGGCTTCGCAGTCGCCAATGGCTTCGGCAAGTTCATGGGATCGACCCAGATCGCCGAGCTCGGCGAGATCGAAAGCCCGATCCTCCTCACCAACACGCTGTCGGTGCCCGAGGCCGCGGCGGCGGCGATCGGATGGACGCTAGCGCAGCCGGGCAATGGCGAGGTGCGCTCGGTCAACGCGGTGGTCGGCGAGACCAACGACGGCTTCCTCAACGACATCCGCGCGCGCCGCGTCACCATCGCCGACGGCAAGAAGGCGATTGCCGCAGCGAAGGGCGGGCCGGTGGCGGAAGGCGCGGTCGGCGCCGGGACGGGCACGGTGGCGTTCGGCTACAAGGGCGGCATTGGCACATCCTCGCGCCGCCTGCCCGAAAAGCTCGGTGGCCATATGATCGGCGTGCTGGTTCAGAGCAATTACGGCGGCGCGCTCACCATCGACGGGCTGCCGTTCGATCAGCTCATGGGGCGGCACTATCTGTCGCCCGCCGAGCCGCCGGCGGGCGGAGATGGTTCGATCATCATCGTCATCGCCACCGATGCGCCGCTCTCCGACCGCAATCTGACGCGGCTCGCGCGCCGTGCCTTCCTCGCGATCGGGCGCACCGGATCGCCGATCACCAACGGATCGGGCGATTATGCCGTCGCTTTCTCAACGCACCCCGATGTCCGCCGCACGCCCGCGCGCCGCGCCGCTGCGGCCAACTATGCGGAACTCCCCAACGAGGCGATGACGCCGCTCTTCCACGCCGCCGTCGAAGCGACCGAGGAAGCGGTGCTCAATTCGATGTTCAAGGCCGAGGCGATGGACGGCGCGGGCGGGCGGATCGAAGCCTTGCCGATCGACGAGGTGATCCGCCTCCGCCGCGCGCCGCGCCAGCCCTAG
- a CDS encoding pyridoxamine 5'-phosphate oxidase family protein: MTSKSLADLAEKMRDIDFTMLSTKTSGGAIHARPMSNNRDVDYDGDSYYFTNGDTAMVAEIERDPEVGLAFQAKAGIIGQRPLFVAVQGRAELIRDRDRFAAHWTKDLDRWFEQGIDTPGLVMIKVHAHHAHYWDGAEEGEVSLERAAA, translated from the coding sequence ATGACCAGCAAGTCGCTCGCCGATCTCGCGGAAAAGATGCGCGACATCGATTTCACGATGCTTTCGACCAAGACATCGGGCGGCGCGATCCACGCGCGGCCGATGAGCAACAACCGCGACGTCGATTATGACGGCGATTCCTATTATTTCACCAATGGCGACACCGCGATGGTGGCCGAGATCGAGCGCGATCCCGAAGTCGGCCTAGCCTTCCAGGCCAAAGCCGGCATCATCGGCCAACGCCCGCTATTCGTGGCGGTGCAGGGCCGCGCCGAGCTGATCCGCGACCGCGACCGTTTCGCCGCGCACTGGACCAAGGATCTCGACCGCTGGTTCGAGCAGGGGATCGACACGCCGGGCCTGGTGATGATCAAGGTCCATGCGCATCACGCGCATTACTGGGACGGCGCCGAGGAAGGTGAAGTGTCGCTGGAGCGCGCGGCCGCCTAG
- a CDS encoding LptA/OstA family protein, with protein MSAVKNSLAGLGALILAGSALAQSGTSALKGHNSNAPVDVAADRIEVQDRADRAIFSGNVVAKQAGLTLNASRVTVAYSSGGGIEIDRLDASGGVTVTSPSETAKGNSAIYDLNRRLITMIGGVTLTQGRNVVRGGRLTIDLDSGRAVVDGGAPAGVNSGGGRVTGTFTVPQRAGANNPGT; from the coding sequence ATGAGTGCAGTCAAGAACAGCCTGGCGGGCCTCGGCGCGCTGATCCTGGCGGGAAGTGCGCTCGCGCAGAGCGGCACCTCGGCGCTGAAGGGCCACAACAGCAACGCGCCGGTCGATGTCGCCGCGGACCGCATCGAGGTGCAGGACCGCGCCGATCGTGCGATCTTCTCGGGCAATGTCGTCGCCAAGCAGGCGGGTCTTACGCTCAACGCTTCGCGCGTGACCGTCGCTTATTCGAGCGGCGGCGGGATCGAGATCGACCGCCTGGACGCGAGCGGCGGCGTCACCGTCACCAGCCCGTCCGAGACGGCGAAGGGCAACAGCGCCATCTATGATCTCAACCGGCGGCTCATCACCATGATCGGCGGCGTCACGCTGACGCAGGGCCGCAACGTCGTGCGCGGCGGGCGGCTGACCATCGATCTCGACAGCGGCCGCGCGGTGGTCGATGGCGGCGCGCCGGCCGGAGTGAATTCGGGCGGCGGACGCGTCACCGGCACGTTCACCGTTCCGCAACGCGCTGGCGCCAACAATCCCGGAACCTGA
- a CDS encoding SRPBCC family protein — MTGDHQDRVLTELAIAAPADAVWQALRDKQSILRWFGWDADTLDAEVDMIFAQYGREEGRTLHFEGTQDRFEVTADGADACLLRVVRAAPGDSDAFDEMAEGWISFGNQLKLAIEQHGLAERRTLYFSGALREGQAALLRQLGIAVDTLSPQLPTGDETGSLWHRTPFQVGLTMPGWGHGLLIAMDMPADAKPPNGAASAILTTYGLDDATFAALAARWKDWWDERFDSAQAPACE, encoded by the coding sequence ATGACCGGCGATCATCAGGACCGCGTGCTGACCGAACTCGCCATCGCAGCGCCGGCGGACGCGGTGTGGCAGGCGCTGCGCGACAAGCAGAGCATCCTCCGCTGGTTCGGCTGGGATGCGGATACGCTCGACGCCGAGGTCGACATGATCTTCGCGCAATATGGCCGCGAGGAGGGGCGCACGCTGCATTTCGAGGGGACGCAGGACCGGTTCGAGGTGACGGCGGACGGGGCCGACGCCTGCCTGCTGCGTGTCGTACGCGCGGCTCCGGGGGACAGCGACGCGTTCGACGAAATGGCCGAGGGCTGGATCAGCTTCGGCAACCAGCTCAAGCTGGCGATCGAGCAGCATGGCCTGGCCGAGCGGCGGACGCTCTATTTTTCCGGAGCGTTGCGCGAGGGGCAGGCCGCACTCCTCCGCCAGCTCGGCATCGCGGTCGACACGCTATCGCCGCAGCTTCCGACCGGCGACGAAACCGGATCGCTCTGGCACCGGACGCCCTTCCAGGTGGGACTCACCATGCCGGGCTGGGGCCACGGTCTGCTGATCGCGATGGACATGCCTGCCGATGCCAAGCCCCCTAATGGCGCAGCCTCGGCGATCCTCACCACCTACGGGCTGGACGACGCGACATTCGCCGCGCTTGCAGCGCGCTGGAAGGACTGGTGGGACGAGCGCTTCGACAGCGCCCAGGCGCCGGCCTGCGAATGA
- the lptB gene encoding LPS export ABC transporter ATP-binding protein codes for MNDVATLARPDEASTLGHMELGLSVISIAKSYDKKVVLKDVSLGVDRGEVVGLLGPNGAGKTTCFYSVMGLVKPDAGRILLDGNDITGLPMYRRAILGLGYLPQETSIFRGLTVAQNIMAVLEVAEPDPAVRAERLEQLLSEFHIERLRDSSAMALSGGERRRAEIARALAADPSIMLLDEPFAGIDPISISDIRDLVLELKKRDIGVLITDHNVRETLDLVDRACIIYDGQVLFAGSPAELVADENVRRLYLGESFEL; via the coding sequence ATGAACGACGTAGCCACTCTTGCCAGACCCGATGAGGCATCGACGCTCGGCCATATGGAGCTGGGCCTGTCGGTGATCTCGATCGCCAAATCCTATGACAAGAAGGTGGTGCTGAAAGACGTCTCGCTGGGCGTCGATCGCGGCGAGGTCGTCGGGCTGCTCGGCCCCAACGGCGCCGGCAAGACGACCTGCTTCTATTCGGTGATGGGGCTAGTGAAGCCCGATGCGGGCCGCATCCTGCTCGACGGCAACGACATCACCGGCCTCCCAATGTACCGCCGCGCGATCCTGGGGCTCGGCTATCTGCCGCAGGAAACCTCGATCTTCCGCGGGCTTACGGTGGCGCAGAACATCATGGCGGTGCTCGAAGTCGCCGAGCCCGATCCTGCCGTCCGCGCCGAGCGGCTCGAGCAGCTGCTGTCCGAATTCCATATCGAGCGGCTGCGCGATTCCTCCGCGATGGCGCTGTCGGGCGGCGAGCGGCGCCGCGCCGAGATCGCGCGCGCGTTGGCGGCGGACCCGTCGATCATGCTACTCGACGAGCCGTTCGCCGGTATCGATCCGATCTCGATCTCCGACATCCGCGATCTGGTGCTCGAACTGAAGAAGCGCGACATCGGCGTGCTCATCACCGATCACAACGTCCGCGAGACGCTCGATCTCGTCGACCGCGCCTGCATCATCTACGACGGCCAGGTTCTGTTCGCGGGCAGCCCCGCCGAACTGGTTGCCGACGAGAATGTCCGCCGCCTGTATCTGGGCGAGAGCTTCGAGCTGTGA